The Propionibacterium freudenreichii subsp. freudenreichii genome contains a region encoding:
- a CDS encoding 2-dehydropantoate 2-reductase → MRFAVIGAGAVGSYFGARLIDAGQDVSFVARGATLQALRDKGLSIITEGRRDTVTVQATDDAANIGNVDYVISAVKATQVIDALEPAGALIGSDTAVITTQNGVDGPRLTASVVGREHTIPGVVKAYVAAREPGVTEFRGGPGSLEVAEWTNEPSERVTALRKAFEDAGIASPVPRDVWELLWAKSMFVVPPGGLGAITGLPLGELLSRQGLRRVLIDATTEIRDVAVARGVDMPYGIVADTVAFDEAQPPSSTTSMQRDIMSGRPSELDPQLGAIVRYGREAGVPTPLHELMYEVLKLRRNDAQ, encoded by the coding sequence ATGAGATTCGCGGTGATCGGCGCCGGCGCAGTCGGCAGCTATTTCGGGGCACGGCTCATCGACGCCGGCCAGGACGTTTCCTTCGTCGCCCGGGGTGCCACCCTGCAGGCGTTGCGCGACAAGGGCCTGAGCATCATCACCGAGGGGCGTCGCGACACGGTGACGGTGCAGGCCACCGACGACGCCGCCAATATCGGCAATGTCGACTACGTGATCTCGGCGGTGAAGGCCACCCAGGTGATCGACGCACTGGAACCCGCCGGGGCCCTGATTGGCTCCGACACCGCGGTGATCACCACCCAGAACGGCGTGGACGGGCCGCGCCTGACCGCCAGTGTCGTCGGCCGCGAACACACCATCCCCGGGGTCGTGAAGGCCTATGTGGCTGCCCGCGAGCCCGGCGTCACCGAATTCCGCGGCGGCCCCGGGTCGCTCGAAGTGGCCGAGTGGACCAATGAGCCCTCCGAACGCGTGACCGCCCTGCGCAAGGCCTTCGAGGATGCCGGGATCGCCTCCCCCGTGCCCCGCGACGTCTGGGAGCTGTTGTGGGCAAAGTCCATGTTCGTGGTGCCGCCGGGAGGTCTGGGGGCCATCACGGGCCTCCCCCTGGGCGAGTTGTTGTCCCGCCAGGGGCTGCGTCGGGTGTTGATCGACGCCACCACCGAGATCCGTGACGTGGCCGTGGCGCGAGGCGTCGACATGCCCTATGGGATCGTCGCCGACACCGTTGCCTTCGACGAGGCCCAGCCGCCGTCATCGACCACCTCGATGCAGCGCGACATCATGTCGGGACGCCCCAGCGAGCTGGATCCCCAGCTCGGGGCCATCGTGC
- a CDS encoding DNA gyrase/topoisomerase IV subunit A, with protein MARTKTPPADDFEERIVDVDVSSEMQTSYLEYAYSVIYARALPDARDGLKPVQRRILYGMSEQRLSPDHPFVKCARVVGDVMGKLHPHGDSAIYDALVRMGQDWSMRLKLVDGHGNFGSLDAGPAAMRYTECRLAPAAMPMLDGLHEDTVDFRPNYDGKQLEPAVLPAAFPNLLVNGATGIAVGMATNIPSHNLGEVVAALKYLLKNPDAEVDELMRYVPGPDLPTGGKIVGLDGIRAAYATGRGIFRTRATARIEQVSPRRRGIVITELPFAVGPEKIIDQIKVLVRSKKITGISDVKDLTDLTHGLRLVIEVKNGINPEALLAQLYKHTKLEDSFGINAVALVDGQPRTMTLKEMLQVYLDHRLEVILRRAKFQLGKAQDRLHLVEGLLLAMIDIDDVIAIIRSSDDVPEARQRLMETFELDEIQANYILDMQLRRLTKLSRIELETERDELRRRITELTELIDDPDLQRDTVASQLSEMAATYGSPRRTVLLEGSGAAAALPAQPLEIPDDPCWVMMSSTGLMARMTRPADGDDPGHLPTSGPRGRHDVVVAAIAVTAHAQFGVLTSHGRLVKAEAIDLPEVVGTANAPSLRGGSRVEDLLVLTDAERAVGLTTLAEDSAGLALGTRRGVVKRVNPEVLSKDEWDVIRLEDNDEVVGGVELTDPSDELVFVTSDAQLLHFAADVVRPQGRSGGGVAGVRLTGGSSVVWFGVSPATDAVVVTLSGASSMLPGAQTGSVKVTPFEEYPPKGRATGGVRCHRFLKGEDGLLLAWVGPQPVIAAGADGSPVDLPPATGKRDGSGTPATWPITAVSSRTMPH; from the coding sequence ATGGCACGCACAAAGACGCCGCCCGCCGACGACTTCGAGGAGCGCATCGTCGACGTCGACGTCTCGTCGGAGATGCAGACGTCGTATCTCGAGTACGCCTATTCGGTGATCTATGCCCGGGCACTACCCGATGCGCGCGACGGCCTCAAGCCGGTGCAGCGTCGCATCCTCTACGGCATGAGCGAGCAGCGCCTGTCCCCCGACCATCCGTTCGTCAAGTGCGCACGCGTGGTGGGCGATGTGATGGGAAAGCTGCACCCCCACGGCGATTCGGCGATCTATGACGCCCTGGTGCGCATGGGCCAGGACTGGTCGATGCGGCTGAAGCTGGTCGATGGGCATGGCAACTTCGGATCCCTCGATGCCGGCCCCGCGGCCATGCGCTACACCGAATGCCGGTTGGCCCCCGCGGCCATGCCGATGCTCGACGGCCTGCACGAGGACACCGTCGACTTCCGCCCCAACTATGACGGCAAGCAACTCGAGCCCGCGGTGCTGCCGGCGGCCTTCCCGAACCTCCTGGTCAACGGCGCCACCGGCATCGCCGTCGGCATGGCCACCAATATTCCCTCGCACAACCTGGGCGAGGTCGTGGCGGCATTGAAGTACCTGCTCAAGAACCCGGACGCCGAGGTCGATGAGCTGATGCGCTATGTGCCGGGGCCCGACCTGCCGACCGGTGGCAAGATCGTCGGGCTGGACGGCATCCGCGCCGCCTATGCGACCGGGCGCGGCATCTTCCGCACCCGCGCGACGGCCCGGATCGAACAGGTGAGCCCCCGACGTCGGGGCATCGTGATCACCGAGCTGCCCTTCGCGGTGGGCCCCGAGAAGATCATCGACCAGATCAAGGTGCTGGTGCGTTCGAAGAAGATCACCGGCATCTCCGACGTCAAGGACCTCACGGACCTCACCCATGGCCTCCGCCTGGTGATCGAGGTGAAGAACGGCATCAATCCCGAGGCCCTGCTTGCCCAGCTGTACAAGCACACCAAGCTCGAGGACTCCTTCGGTATCAATGCGGTGGCCCTGGTGGATGGCCAGCCGCGCACGATGACGCTCAAGGAAATGCTGCAGGTCTACCTGGACCACCGCCTGGAGGTGATCCTGAGGCGCGCCAAGTTCCAGCTCGGCAAGGCCCAGGACCGCCTGCACCTGGTCGAGGGCCTCCTGCTGGCCATGATCGACATTGACGACGTGATCGCGATCATCCGGTCATCCGACGATGTCCCCGAGGCCCGCCAGCGCCTCATGGAGACCTTTGAGCTGGACGAGATCCAGGCCAACTACATCCTTGACATGCAGCTGCGACGCCTGACGAAGCTGTCCCGCATCGAGCTCGAGACCGAACGCGACGAGCTGCGCCGGCGCATCACCGAGCTCACCGAGCTGATCGACGATCCCGACCTGCAGCGTGACACCGTCGCCTCCCAGCTCAGTGAGATGGCCGCCACCTACGGCAGCCCACGACGCACCGTGCTGCTCGAGGGGTCCGGGGCCGCGGCGGCCCTGCCCGCCCAGCCCCTGGAGATCCCCGACGACCCCTGTTGGGTGATGATGAGCTCCACCGGATTGATGGCCCGCATGACGCGCCCCGCGGACGGGGACGATCCCGGGCACCTGCCCACAAGCGGTCCCCGGGGCCGCCATGATGTGGTCGTTGCGGCGATTGCCGTGACCGCGCACGCCCAGTTCGGTGTGCTCACCTCCCACGGACGGCTGGTGAAGGCCGAGGCGATCGACCTGCCGGAGGTCGTGGGCACCGCGAACGCACCGAGCCTGCGGGGCGGATCACGCGTCGAGGACCTGCTGGTGCTCACCGACGCGGAGCGGGCCGTGGGGCTGACCACCCTGGCCGAGGATTCCGCGGGCCTGGCCCTGGGCACGCGTCGCGGGGTCGTCAAGCGGGTCAACCCGGAGGTCCTCAGCAAGGACGAGTGGGATGTCATCCGCCTTGAGGACAACGACGAGGTCGTGGGTGGCGTCGAATTGACTGACCCGTCCGATGAGCTCGTCTTCGTCACCAGTGATGCCCAGCTGCTGCACTTCGCCGCAGATGTGGTGCGTCCCCAGGGCCGCAGCGGCGGGGGCGTGGCCGGCGTGCGCCTCACCGGGGGTTCCTCCGTGGTGTGGTTCGGCGTGAGCCCCGCCACCGATGCCGTGGTGGTGACCCTGTCGGGGGCGTCGAGCATGCTGCCCGGAGCCCAGACCGGAAGCGTCAAGGTGACGCCGTTCGAGGAGTACCCACCCAAGGGCCGGGCCACCGGCGGGGTGCGCTGCCACCGCTTCCTGAAGGGCGAGGACGGGCTCCTGTTGGCCTGGGTCGGACCACAGCCGGTGATCGCCGCCGGTGCTGACGGTTCGCCGGTGGACCTCCCGCCCGCGACCGGCAAGCGTGATGGTTCCGGAACCCCGGCGACCTGGCCGATCACCGCGGTGAGCTCCCGCACCATGCCGCACTGA
- a CDS encoding App1 family protein, translating to MKRRPFFGARLDDFVTRHLGSALRRAGWRPRIVPFTGLGTPSRVRVLGQLVLGPARRHRAWPIGSPLWLNRRGWRNFFTVPVPNGVISVTISGRAHRFTTDRRGHLDTTINTSGLAAGWHQVRLDSPGAEQVGAPVQVIGDDQDFGIISDIDDTIISTSLPRPLVAAWNSFIQPEVNRQAVPGMARMYRQLLAGRPDAPVVYVSTGPWTALPFLTRFMDRHGFPPGPMLLTDLGPTTTRWLRSGCAHKRAALVQLAHAFPHIRWVLVGDNGQHDQALYREFAAVRGSRVRAIAIRTLSPTEQVLAHGTVGGLDTRSSRRGRRRVPEVLGADGQALAPVLLAVLREQQHRATGPDQPTDPGH from the coding sequence ATGAAGCGTCGTCCCTTTTTCGGTGCGCGACTGGACGATTTCGTCACGCGTCACCTGGGCTCGGCGTTGAGGCGTGCCGGTTGGCGACCACGGATCGTGCCGTTCACCGGCCTTGGCACGCCGTCGCGCGTCCGGGTCCTGGGCCAACTCGTCCTGGGGCCGGCGCGACGCCATCGGGCGTGGCCCATCGGTTCCCCGCTGTGGCTGAACCGACGGGGTTGGCGCAATTTCTTCACCGTTCCGGTGCCGAATGGCGTCATCAGCGTCACCATCTCGGGCAGGGCCCACCGCTTCACCACGGATCGTCGTGGCCACCTGGACACGACCATTAACACGTCCGGGCTCGCGGCGGGCTGGCACCAGGTGCGCCTGGACAGCCCGGGCGCGGAACAGGTCGGGGCGCCGGTGCAGGTCATCGGCGACGACCAGGACTTCGGCATCATCTCCGACATCGACGACACCATCATCTCCACGTCCCTGCCGCGTCCACTGGTCGCGGCCTGGAACAGCTTCATCCAACCTGAGGTCAATCGCCAGGCCGTGCCGGGCATGGCCCGTATGTACCGACAGCTGCTTGCTGGTCGCCCGGACGCACCGGTGGTCTACGTGTCCACCGGGCCGTGGACCGCCCTGCCCTTCCTGACGCGTTTCATGGACCGCCACGGATTCCCCCCGGGCCCGATGCTGCTGACCGACCTCGGCCCGACCACCACCCGGTGGTTGCGCTCGGGTTGTGCCCACAAGCGCGCCGCCCTCGTCCAGCTCGCCCACGCCTTCCCGCACATCCGATGGGTCCTGGTCGGCGACAACGGCCAACACGATCAGGCCCTGTACCGCGAGTTCGCCGCAGTGCGTGGGTCCCGCGTGCGGGCCATCGCGATCCGCACCCTGTCGCCCACCGAGCAGGTGCTGGCGCACGGCACCGTGGGAGGGCTCGACACGCGCTCGTCGCGACGCGGTCGGCGCCGCGTCCCCGAGGTCCTCGGAGCCGATGGCCAGGCCCTTGCCCCGGTGCTGCTCGCGGTGCTGCGTGAGCAGCAGCACCGCGCCACCGGCCCCGACCAGCCAACCGATCCCGGACACTGA
- a CDS encoding DUF5998 family protein: protein MITGSAHTLPTALRAQIADCGFFPQFVSDSVSMALGDEPLVDHLVQQEATVGPEGIIRHLTVLVLTAARLVVAHTDENSDEHDRPTAVTTTESVPLWRMGAVSLSRVVSHPEDYGEANSQVVETWLSLSWDTMHRLEVVPVHCVDPECRADHGFNGEMVSEDITLRMSPAADGQANVDHLVNFATRLQRMVAAAGRG, encoded by the coding sequence GTGATCACCGGCTCCGCCCATACCCTTCCGACGGCCCTGCGCGCCCAGATCGCCGATTGCGGGTTCTTCCCCCAGTTCGTCAGCGATTCCGTGTCCATGGCGCTGGGTGACGAGCCCCTCGTCGACCACCTCGTGCAGCAGGAGGCCACCGTCGGACCGGAGGGAATCATCCGCCACCTGACCGTGCTCGTCCTGACGGCGGCACGCCTCGTGGTGGCCCACACCGACGAGAACTCCGATGAGCATGATCGACCCACGGCGGTGACCACCACGGAGTCCGTGCCACTGTGGCGCATGGGGGCCGTCTCCCTGTCGCGCGTCGTGAGCCACCCGGAGGACTACGGCGAGGCGAACTCGCAGGTCGTGGAGACCTGGCTGTCGCTGTCCTGGGACACCATGCATCGCCTGGAAGTGGTTCCGGTCCACTGTGTCGACCCGGAATGCCGGGCCGATCACGGTTTCAACGGCGAAATGGTGTCGGAGGACATCACCCTGCGCATGAGCCCGGCCGCCGATGGGCAGGCCAACGTGGATCACCTCGTGAACTTTGCGACCCGCCTGCAGCGCATGGTCGCGGCCGCCGGGCGGGGCTGA